The following coding sequences are from one Triticum aestivum cultivar Chinese Spring chromosome 5A, IWGSC CS RefSeq v2.1, whole genome shotgun sequence window:
- the LOC123101614 gene encoding cinnamoyl-CoA reductase 1-like, which yields MANNSSAEKQRAQELVCVTGAGGFIGSWVVKELLHRGYRVRGTARDPADRKNVHLQTLEGADERLSLRRADVLDCDSLRAAFDGCHGVFHVASPVSNDVELMPVAVEGTRNVVNAAADMGVRRLVFTSTYGAVHMNPNRSPDTVLDETCWSDYEFCKHTGNFYCCAKMMAEMAATEEATRRGLQLVVVVPPMTIGPMLQPSLNGSNYHVVKYLMGTKKAYPNAVAIYADVRDVVRAHLLVYEHHHAHGRYVCFGTALHRSCFLQLLRGLFPRYPITSKCEGNDKPMVSPYRFSNQRLEDLGLEFTDMTKTLYETVICLQQKGHIDI from the exons ATGGCCAATAACAGCAGCGCTGAGAAGCAGCGAGCGCAGGAGCTAGTTTGTGTGACGGGAGCAGGGGGCTTCATTGGGTCATGGGTGGTGAAGGAGCTCCTCCACCGTGGCTACCGTGTAAGGGGAACGGCTAGAGACCCAG CGGACCGCAAGAACGTCCACTTGCAAACCTTGGAGGGGGCCGATGAGAGGCTATCCTTGCGCCGCGCCGATGTCCTGGACTGCGACAGCCTCCGTGCCGCCTTCGACGGCTGCCATGGCGTCTTCCATGTCGCCTCTCCAGTGTCTAACGATGTT GAACTCATGCCGGTCGCAGTGGAGGGGACCAGAAACGTGGTGAACGCTGCCGCGGACATGGGCGTGCGCCGCCTTGTTTTCACTTCTACGTATGGCGCAGTGCACATGAACCCCAACAGAAGCCCCGACACCGTGCTAGACGAGACATGCTGGAGCGACTACGAATTCTGCAAACACACAGGC AATTTTTATTGTTGTGCCAAGATGATGGCAGAGATGGCAGCAACAGAGGAGGCAACCAGGAGGGGGCTGCAGCTGGTGGTTGTGGTGCCGCCAATGACCATCGGTCCCATGCTGCAGCCGTCTCTAAACGGCAGCAACTACCATGTCGTAAAGTACCTGATGGGTACTAAGAAGGCCTACCCCAACGCCGTCGCCATCTATGCCGACGTCCGCGATGTCGTACGCGCCCACCTCCTCGTCTATGAGCACCACCACGCCCACGGCCGCTACGTCTGCTTCGGCACGGCGCTACACCGCAGTTGCTTCCTCCAGTTGCTCAGGGGTCTTTTTCCACGCTATCCTATCACTTCCAA GTGTGAAGGGAACGACAAGCCCATGGTGAGCCCCTACAGATTCTCCAACCAAAGACTCGAGGACTTGGGGTTAGAATTCACTGACATGACGAAAACTCTATATGAAACTGTAATATGCCTGCAACAGAAGGGCCAT atagacatc